From the Oleiphilus messinensis genome, one window contains:
- a CDS encoding molybdopterin oxidoreductase family protein, protein MNKPLTHYRTCNLCEAMCGLEITHTKTEIISIKGDKNDRFSRGHICPKAVALQDLHEDPERLRKPLERTDTGWREISWDEALDKAAAGLSKIQKQYGNNAVASYLGNPNVHNTGAMLMGRHLHNALRTRNKFSATSVDQLPHHIVAWHLFGHQLKIAVPDIDHCTHMLILGGNPVASNGSIMTVPDVKNRLKSIQKQGGKVVVIDPRKTETAEIATEHHFIRPGTDALLLLAMIHILYRDNRVSPGRLESVIDGLDDIAAAVAPYAPDTVAPVVGIPASEIERMVSEFCAADQAVCYGRMGVSVQEFGLLSQYLVMLFNILTGRLDERGGLMFAKPAADILSQTGRGHMAKSHTRVRGLPEFGGEFPVSALAEEMLTPGEGQIKGLVSVAGNPVLSTPNGEQLSQALEGLDFMVAIDFYINETTRHANIVLPPVSPLEREHYDVIFHSLAVRNTARYAPALFEAAPESKHDWEIYLGLEARMRPATRFKDKLARRALSFTGPKALLEILLRTGPYGGGIHPTKGLSIRKLKANPHGIDFGPLQPVLPKSLYHRDKRIKLNPDFYFADLERIQKRFFASDSDTEFLLIGRRHVRSNNSWLHNSQRLVKGKSRCTAQINPEDAQKLAIENDQLLRLHSRAGTIEIEAEITDRIMPGVISVPHGWGHNKGDIRQTIAMAHAGVSVNDLTDEKAVDLLSGNAVLNGVPISVEVVSQA, encoded by the coding sequence ATGAACAAGCCTTTAACCCATTACCGGACCTGTAACCTTTGTGAGGCGATGTGTGGATTGGAAATCACCCACACCAAAACGGAAATTATTTCCATTAAGGGAGATAAAAATGATCGTTTCAGTCGAGGTCATATTTGTCCGAAAGCGGTGGCATTGCAGGATCTTCACGAAGATCCCGAACGACTTCGAAAGCCATTGGAACGCACTGATACAGGCTGGCGTGAAATCAGCTGGGATGAAGCTTTGGACAAAGCCGCAGCAGGGTTGAGTAAAATCCAGAAGCAATATGGGAACAATGCCGTAGCCAGTTATTTGGGTAACCCCAATGTACACAATACCGGTGCGATGTTGATGGGGCGTCATTTGCACAATGCATTGCGAACCCGGAATAAATTTTCTGCCACGTCAGTAGACCAGCTGCCGCATCATATTGTCGCTTGGCATTTGTTTGGACATCAATTGAAAATTGCGGTTCCGGACATTGATCATTGTACCCATATGCTGATTCTGGGGGGCAACCCTGTGGCTTCGAATGGCAGTATTATGACCGTTCCGGATGTGAAAAACCGTCTCAAGTCCATCCAGAAGCAGGGTGGTAAAGTGGTGGTGATTGACCCACGGAAAACCGAAACCGCAGAAATCGCGACTGAACACCATTTCATTCGACCCGGAACCGACGCACTGTTGTTATTGGCGATGATTCATATCCTGTATCGGGACAATCGGGTTTCCCCTGGCCGGTTGGAAAGTGTGATTGATGGATTGGATGACATCGCCGCAGCGGTTGCGCCTTATGCTCCAGATACAGTCGCACCGGTCGTGGGTATCCCTGCTTCTGAAATTGAACGAATGGTTTCCGAGTTTTGCGCTGCCGACCAGGCGGTTTGTTATGGACGTATGGGGGTTTCGGTTCAGGAGTTTGGCTTGCTCTCCCAGTATCTGGTGATGCTTTTCAATATTCTGACCGGACGACTTGATGAGCGAGGCGGGTTGATGTTTGCAAAACCCGCAGCAGATATATTGAGCCAGACCGGGCGAGGGCATATGGCAAAGAGCCATACCCGGGTTCGGGGGCTGCCTGAGTTTGGTGGTGAGTTCCCGGTGTCGGCACTGGCAGAAGAGATGCTGACACCCGGGGAAGGGCAAATCAAAGGCCTGGTCAGTGTAGCCGGTAACCCGGTGTTGTCGACGCCCAACGGCGAGCAACTGAGCCAGGCGCTGGAGGGGCTGGATTTTATGGTGGCTATTGATTTTTATATCAATGAAACCACACGCCATGCGAATATCGTACTACCACCCGTCAGCCCATTGGAACGTGAGCACTATGATGTAATTTTCCATAGTTTGGCGGTTCGCAATACCGCACGCTATGCGCCGGCGTTGTTTGAAGCGGCCCCTGAGAGCAAACACGACTGGGAAATCTACCTTGGGCTGGAAGCCCGAATGCGTCCCGCAACGCGTTTTAAAGATAAACTGGCACGGCGGGCTCTGAGTTTCACCGGGCCCAAGGCGTTACTGGAAATTCTCTTACGTACAGGGCCCTATGGTGGCGGTATCCATCCTACAAAAGGCTTATCGATTCGCAAGTTGAAGGCTAATCCCCACGGTATCGACTTTGGTCCGTTGCAACCGGTATTGCCTAAAAGCCTCTATCACAGGGATAAGCGAATCAAGCTGAACCCTGATTTCTACTTTGCCGACCTTGAGCGTATTCAGAAGCGTTTCTTCGCATCGGATTCCGACACTGAGTTTTTGCTGATCGGACGCCGCCATGTCCGTAGCAATAATTCCTGGCTCCATAACAGTCAGCGACTGGTAAAAGGTAAATCCCGGTGTACAGCCCAAATTAATCCGGAAGATGCGCAAAAACTGGCCATAGAAAATGACCAGTTGCTCAGGTTGCACTCCCGCGCAGGTACAATCGAAATTGAAGCGGAAATTACCGACCGGATTATGCCCGGTGTGATCAGTGTGCCCCACGGATGGGGTCACAACAAGGGGGATATACGTCAAACCATCGCAATGGCGCATGCCGGTGTGAGTGTCAACGACCTGACTGATGAAAAGGCGGTAGATCTCCTTTCCGGAAATGCCGTTTTGAATGGCGTGCCCATTTCAGTCGAGGTCGTGAGTCAGGCTTGA
- a CDS encoding TetR/AcrR family transcriptional regulator: MSATVRQNRARNTREALLDNALKLLLEEGVNEFSMNKIAKRTGIAQPSFYNHFRNLDQLLAELRERMRKRYLSPLQDLTKAKVSAETAVKTEDSSFNLEVMTAVNRLFIEQCFQSILADIDVFRLILKDHQQNSGPVGGKLGVILDEINQEWIRFFTALLAEQGIPVAKQEMCLYVDCMSALIHSLVLGCDGGRYHQSKAIEITTRTSCVLLADLFPSYFPNIQP; encoded by the coding sequence GTGTCGGCGACAGTCAGACAAAACAGGGCCCGAAACACGCGGGAAGCGTTACTGGATAACGCACTCAAACTTCTGCTCGAGGAAGGCGTGAATGAATTCAGTATGAACAAAATCGCCAAACGCACCGGTATTGCTCAGCCCTCTTTCTATAATCACTTTCGTAACCTGGATCAATTGCTTGCTGAACTCCGGGAGCGCATGCGTAAGCGCTATTTAAGCCCCCTGCAGGATTTGACGAAAGCGAAAGTGTCTGCCGAAACAGCAGTCAAGACTGAGGATTCCAGTTTTAATCTCGAGGTCATGACGGCTGTGAACCGTTTGTTTATCGAGCAGTGTTTCCAATCCATATTGGCGGATATCGATGTTTTTCGGCTCATCCTGAAAGATCACCAACAAAATAGTGGTCCAGTGGGTGGCAAGCTGGGCGTTATCTTGGATGAAATCAATCAGGAATGGATTCGCTTTTTTACTGCACTATTAGCTGAGCAGGGGATACCGGTGGCCAAGCAGGAAATGTGTCTGTATGTAGATTGCATGTCTGCTTTGATTCATAGTCTCGTGCTTGGTTGTGATGGCGGGCGTTATCACCAGTCGAAGGCTATTGAAATTACGACTCGTACCAGTTGTGTATTGCTGGCGGACTTATTTCCGTCGTACTTCCCGAACATTCAACCCTGA
- a CDS encoding MerR family DNA-binding transcriptional regulator codes for MAEFLSIGAAAFLLGVAVSTLRRWEKESRFFSDFRTPGGHRRYALDKLLAFCGQSTANE; via the coding sequence ATGGCTGAATTTCTATCGATAGGCGCTGCCGCTTTTCTGCTGGGTGTGGCCGTTTCCACCCTTCGTCGCTGGGAAAAAGAATCACGATTTTTCTCAGATTTCCGTACGCCGGGTGGCCATCGTCGTTATGCGCTTGATAAACTTTTAGCCTTTTGCGGTCAGTCGACTGCTAATGAGTAA
- a CDS encoding nuclear transport factor 2 family protein encodes MIATFVLKAVVRNSFKALNTHQLDHLLAGWDDHATFDYPGNLSVSGRFTGKAQIREWFSRMFEQYPEIDFTPRHICVENIFDLTGNNQAMVQVDIKLTNKSGVTVSNSAVICLKIRNRKVVAARDYFFYPERLAIGWAEIPVPQA; translated from the coding sequence ATGATCGCGACATTTGTTCTCAAAGCCGTTGTACGCAACAGTTTCAAAGCACTTAACACTCACCAGCTGGATCATCTTCTGGCCGGTTGGGACGATCACGCCACATTCGACTATCCAGGTAATCTCAGCGTCAGCGGGCGATTTACAGGTAAAGCTCAAATCAGGGAATGGTTCAGCCGGATGTTCGAGCAATACCCGGAAATCGATTTCACCCCACGGCATATTTGCGTAGAAAACATTTTTGATTTGACAGGAAATAACCAAGCCATGGTTCAGGTCGATATCAAACTCACCAATAAATCCGGAGTTACAGTAAGCAACTCCGCTGTGATTTGTCTAAAAATTCGAAACCGAAAAGTCGTCGCCGCCCGCGATTACTTCTTCTATCCCGAGCGGCTTGCAATCGGTTGGGCGGAAATACCTGTTCCTCAAGCCTGA
- a CDS encoding DEAD/DEAH box helicase — translation MTFASLGLSAPITNAVTEQGYEKPSPIQAQAIPAILQGKDVMAAAQTGTGKTAGFALPILEQLLHREQPRANQVRVLVLAPTRELAAQVGECFEVYGQHTPVRCAVVYGGVKINPQMMKLRKGVDILVATPGRLLDLYQQNAIKFEQLEVLVLDEADRMLDMGFIHDIRKLLTLLPAKRQNLLFSATFSQAIRQLAKGLVTDPVEISVNPENSTAKTVKQWIVPVDKKRKPELLIRLIREHQWHQALVFSKTKHGANRLALKLEKVGIKAAAIHGNKSQGARTRALDAFKKNNIQILVATDIAARGLDIDQLPYVINVDLPAVAEDYVHRIGRTGRAGASGEAISLVCADEFDVLVGIERLIQKVLPREEVEGFEPDHRVPESPTHLKPLKPKKPKKPKQKPLGLSTDGSGKGAGGGKGAGHARKKPDSAKANGGPGRRSGSGSKSGANSKAGASPRSGNRRPSGGGTGSGRPAGSGRPSGSGRTNGGNRARSSNGAS, via the coding sequence ATGACATTTGCTTCACTGGGTCTGTCAGCCCCCATCACTAACGCTGTTACCGAACAAGGGTATGAAAAACCCTCACCCATTCAAGCTCAGGCCATACCTGCTATATTGCAGGGCAAGGATGTCATGGCGGCTGCACAGACCGGGACCGGTAAAACTGCGGGGTTTGCTTTGCCTATACTGGAGCAGCTGTTGCACCGTGAACAGCCGCGAGCCAATCAGGTGCGGGTGCTCGTGTTGGCGCCAACCCGGGAATTAGCTGCCCAGGTGGGTGAGTGCTTCGAGGTCTATGGCCAACACACGCCAGTCCGCTGTGCGGTGGTTTATGGCGGGGTCAAAATCAATCCGCAGATGATGAAGCTGCGAAAAGGCGTCGATATACTGGTGGCGACGCCGGGCCGTCTTCTGGATTTGTACCAGCAGAATGCGATTAAATTCGAGCAACTGGAAGTGCTCGTGCTGGATGAGGCGGATCGCATGCTGGACATGGGATTTATCCACGACATCCGGAAATTGTTAACCCTTCTGCCTGCCAAACGCCAGAACCTGTTGTTCTCGGCAACTTTCTCGCAAGCGATACGACAGCTTGCCAAAGGGCTGGTTACAGACCCGGTCGAGATTTCGGTTAACCCTGAAAATTCTACGGCGAAAACGGTGAAGCAGTGGATTGTGCCCGTAGATAAAAAGCGTAAGCCGGAGCTGCTGATTCGTTTGATCCGTGAGCACCAATGGCATCAGGCACTGGTCTTCAGCAAAACCAAACACGGCGCGAACCGTCTGGCACTGAAGCTGGAGAAGGTCGGAATAAAAGCCGCTGCGATTCACGGCAACAAAAGCCAGGGTGCGCGCACCCGGGCGCTGGATGCCTTTAAAAAGAATAATATCCAGATATTGGTTGCCACCGATATCGCGGCACGTGGTCTGGATATTGATCAGCTACCTTATGTCATTAATGTGGATTTGCCTGCGGTCGCCGAAGATTATGTGCACCGCATCGGCAGAACGGGTCGGGCCGGAGCATCGGGGGAAGCGATTTCTCTAGTTTGCGCAGATGAATTTGATGTGCTGGTGGGCATTGAGCGCCTGATTCAAAAGGTCTTGCCTCGGGAAGAGGTCGAAGGTTTTGAGCCTGACCATCGGGTACCGGAATCACCCACACACCTTAAGCCACTAAAACCAAAGAAACCCAAAAAGCCGAAACAAAAGCCGCTGGGTCTATCGACGGATGGATCAGGTAAAGGAGCTGGTGGGGGCAAAGGCGCGGGGCATGCCCGTAAAAAGCCAGATAGCGCAAAAGCAAATGGCGGACCGGGTCGCCGCAGTGGTTCCGGTTCCAAATCCGGTGCAAATTCTAAAGCCGGTGCAAGCCCCAGATCAGGAAATCGCCGTCCTTCTGGCGGTGGAACGGGGTCTGGTCGCCCTGCTGGTTCTGGGCGTCCCAGCGGATCCGGACGTACAAACGGTGGAAACCGTGCAAGAAGCTCAAACGGAGCCTCCTGA
- a CDS encoding IS4 family transposase has translation MNQRKFTTFLEKLTHSFNPEKITEIAKQADFCVRQRRITPFKLVTCLVAIMASSTIESVADIQRRYCEWSDSNITYRAFHNQFSKPEFPEFMREVLSSLLTDWLQPALAFPEGHSFHQFKQILIQDGSSFAVKDSLKKSFPGRFKTVSPAAVELQVTMDLLADQPCTISLTPDTASERDYLPEPQTLSGCLLLVDRGYFDLEWFQDLQDAGGFYVARCKNNINPTVVSAHREDGKMLKHVQGKPLKSVQGKLLKRQRTELIVSWKKGKHTITARLIACWIKQEKKFSWLITNLPQTQFSLDEVSEAYRLRWQIELLFKEWKSYANLRCFDTGKESVATGLIWAAIAAALIKRFMCHSAQRILDKALSTRKTAMCCTMTFCDTMLGIMRFDQKATELNARKLIIFLGHHAGRAHPKRDCNSGRFSLGLQLCEVA, from the coding sequence ATGAACCAGCGTAAATTTACCACATTTCTCGAAAAACTCACCCACTCCTTCAATCCAGAAAAGATCACTGAAATCGCAAAACAGGCAGATTTCTGTGTTCGGCAAAGACGAATCACGCCTTTCAAGCTAGTGACTTGCCTGGTTGCCATAATGGCGTCTAGCACCATTGAAAGTGTAGCTGACATTCAGCGTCGATATTGTGAGTGGTCTGACAGCAACATCACTTATCGTGCCTTTCACAACCAGTTTTCGAAACCAGAGTTTCCCGAATTCATGCGGGAAGTGTTGTCATCACTTCTCACTGACTGGTTGCAGCCTGCACTGGCATTCCCGGAAGGCCACTCTTTTCATCAGTTTAAACAGATCCTGATTCAAGATGGCAGCTCATTTGCCGTGAAGGATTCGTTGAAGAAGTCGTTTCCTGGCCGTTTCAAAACCGTCAGTCCTGCCGCAGTTGAGCTTCAGGTGACCATGGATCTTTTGGCAGACCAACCATGCACTATCTCGTTGACGCCCGACACAGCCAGCGAGCGGGATTACCTCCCTGAGCCACAAACTCTATCTGGGTGTCTGTTACTGGTTGACCGGGGTTACTTTGATTTGGAATGGTTTCAAGATCTGCAGGATGCTGGAGGGTTTTATGTCGCACGATGCAAGAACAACATCAACCCCACCGTTGTATCTGCTCATCGGGAAGATGGCAAAATGCTGAAGCACGTGCAGGGAAAGCCGCTGAAATCTGTTCAAGGCAAATTACTCAAGCGACAACGTACGGAACTAATTGTTTCCTGGAAAAAAGGAAAGCACACGATTACCGCGAGATTGATCGCTTGCTGGATCAAGCAGGAAAAGAAATTCTCCTGGTTGATCACCAACCTCCCTCAAACGCAGTTTTCTCTGGACGAGGTCAGTGAGGCTTACCGGTTACGCTGGCAAATCGAATTGTTGTTCAAAGAGTGGAAATCCTATGCCAATCTGCGGTGCTTTGATACCGGCAAGGAATCAGTAGCAACCGGGTTAATTTGGGCGGCGATTGCGGCGGCACTCATAAAGCGTTTTATGTGTCACAGCGCGCAGCGTATACTCGACAAAGCGCTATCCACTCGAAAAACAGCGATGTGCTGTACGATGACCTTTTGCGATACGATGCTTGGCATCATGCGCTTTGACCAGAAGGCAACTGAACTCAATGCGCGCAAATTGATTATCTTTCTTGGGCATCATGCGGGGAGAGCCCACCCCAAAAGAGACTGCAATTCGGGTAGATTCAGTTTGGGTCTACAGCTCTGTGAGGTGGCTTAA
- a CDS encoding MarR family winged helix-turn-helix transcriptional regulator has protein sequence MDYSTSLISLTGRLHRLLMQTLERQVSALDITLQEFRIIGLLAGETGISQKALAEKLSVKASTLSVAIDKLEQKKIIVRTSSGDDKRIKLLRIAPEHNLQPAHLILQRLEAQLTAQLTPEALAHTIATLQQLITQLESESRKEI, from the coding sequence ATGGACTATTCGACTTCACTCATATCCTTAACAGGGCGATTACACAGACTGCTTATGCAGACACTTGAAAGGCAAGTTTCAGCTTTGGATATCACCCTGCAGGAGTTTCGTATTATCGGATTACTGGCAGGGGAAACCGGTATCAGTCAGAAGGCCCTGGCGGAAAAACTCTCGGTCAAGGCCTCTACGCTATCGGTCGCAATCGACAAACTGGAGCAGAAAAAAATAATTGTCCGCACCTCCAGCGGTGATGATAAGCGAATCAAACTATTGCGGATCGCGCCAGAGCACAATTTACAACCCGCTCATTTGATTCTGCAACGATTAGAAGCGCAACTCACCGCTCAACTCACACCGGAAGCGCTGGCACATACCATTGCAACACTTCAGCAATTGATCACTCAGCTTGAATCTGAGTCAAGGAAGGAAATATGA
- a CDS encoding flavin-containing monooxygenase, whose product MTNTHVDVLIVGAGVSGIGMACHLTRNCPDKTYTILERRDAIGGTWDLFRYPGIRSDSDMFTFGYHFKPWTGAKVLADGASIKGYVQETAQEYGVDRHIQYGLKVIKANWSNELKYWTVTVAHEASGDVQEYTANFVVGCTGYYNYDQGYKPDFPGEADFKGQVIHPQHWPQGLDYTGKKVVVIGSGATAVTIVPSMADKAAMVTMLQRSPTYMMPVPVIDPVTRQLQKLLPDKLVYRITRARNIAIQKMIFQESRKRPKVMRRFLLSLVRRQLGSGADMRHFTPHYNPWDERLCAVADGDLFKAIRKGKVTMATDQIERFTAGGIQLKSGKQLEADIIITATGLDLQMLGGINLQIDEEPVDFPSTMVYKNVLVEGIPNAGMIFGYTNLPWTLKADIASEYLCRLIKYMDANGYRQVVPVDQDNCKTESTMLTALNSGYVKRAQDRLPRQGSKAPWTVSQDYHQDSEDLRKAPIADGILTFDGFQKSGRARPATGIIGRLKSVLNPG is encoded by the coding sequence ATGACAAATACACATGTTGATGTGTTGATTGTAGGGGCCGGTGTTTCCGGGATCGGGATGGCTTGCCACCTGACCCGCAATTGTCCGGATAAAACGTATACCATTCTTGAACGTCGTGATGCAATCGGAGGCACGTGGGATTTGTTCCGCTATCCTGGTATCCGCTCTGATTCCGATATGTTCACCTTTGGCTACCACTTCAAACCCTGGACTGGCGCAAAAGTCCTTGCCGACGGTGCATCCATCAAGGGTTATGTGCAGGAAACGGCTCAAGAGTACGGCGTTGACCGGCATATCCAGTATGGCCTGAAAGTGATCAAGGCGAATTGGTCGAATGAGCTCAAATACTGGACGGTCACCGTGGCGCATGAAGCGAGCGGAGACGTTCAGGAATACACGGCGAATTTTGTTGTCGGCTGCACGGGTTATTACAATTACGATCAAGGCTACAAACCGGACTTCCCGGGTGAAGCTGATTTCAAGGGGCAGGTTATTCACCCGCAACACTGGCCCCAGGGATTGGATTACACGGGTAAAAAAGTGGTCGTTATCGGTAGCGGTGCAACAGCCGTCACCATTGTTCCTTCCATGGCTGACAAGGCCGCGATGGTTACCATGCTGCAGCGCTCTCCGACTTACATGATGCCGGTACCCGTCATTGATCCGGTGACGCGTCAGCTGCAAAAACTGTTGCCGGATAAGCTGGTCTACCGGATCACCCGGGCGCGGAATATTGCCATTCAGAAAATGATCTTTCAGGAATCACGAAAGCGTCCCAAAGTAATGCGCCGTTTTTTACTGTCACTGGTGCGTCGCCAGCTCGGATCCGGGGCAGATATGCGTCATTTTACGCCACACTACAATCCCTGGGATGAACGCCTGTGTGCGGTTGCCGATGGTGACTTGTTCAAGGCGATTCGCAAAGGCAAAGTGACCATGGCCACCGATCAGATTGAGCGTTTTACGGCAGGAGGCATCCAACTCAAATCCGGTAAACAACTTGAAGCGGATATCATCATCACGGCAACTGGACTGGATTTGCAGATGCTGGGGGGCATTAATTTACAGATTGATGAGGAGCCGGTCGATTTCCCCAGCACGATGGTATACAAAAATGTGCTAGTGGAAGGGATACCCAACGCGGGTATGATTTTTGGTTACACCAACTTGCCCTGGACGCTCAAGGCAGATATCGCCAGTGAATATTTGTGTCGCCTGATCAAATACATGGATGCCAATGGCTACCGTCAGGTGGTACCGGTTGATCAGGATAATTGTAAAACGGAATCCACAATGTTGACCGCGTTGAATTCGGGCTATGTCAAACGTGCTCAGGATCGTTTGCCCCGGCAAGGGAGCAAAGCCCCCTGGACGGTGAGTCAGGATTATCATCAGGATTCAGAGGATTTGCGTAAAGCGCCCATTGCCGATGGGATCTTGACCTTTGATGGCTTCCAAAAATCAGGGCGGGCGCGACCGGCTACCGGAATTATCGGGCGGTTGAAATCAGTACTGAATCCGGGTTAA
- a CDS encoding IS200/IS605 family accessory protein TnpB-related protein — MDTPTKTLTFETRLDLIHEQDAALCQYAELWNQVKFRWFANLQKPKAQQLNRTQFMHEMGMPFSYRVFQGVRQSIKGLIQSYQTNRNNRLVTLDVKIKQLEKTLNKLEKRRDHVAEKGSPQQAKQLRNRLRQKEVKLRRWQQKQAALVAEKQENKTPICFGGRKLLKERQALETGSAIEGWKQRWHEARHREFLLVGSHDESWGCQNAQLSPSEQEDAYQLKLLVPHQLRATFGTTINIDRLQFKHGKAAIAQAVWQNQVKKHDKSIKGQSLSFRFKRDEKGWRLLVSVEVAGPTEQAEWIDDDQGVIGVDVNPDHLAVVELDRNGNPLQHRTFDLPLHYKNDAQRAAIIGDAVRDLMDFAAQQSKAVVIEKLDFQQKKRQYQKQDHPQYARMLNAFAYGKIKDLIETQSIKRGIRLYHVNPAYTSLLGRMKYRDRHGFSDHHAAAFIGRTLSHLTEL, encoded by the coding sequence GTGGATACGCCAACGAAAACACTCACCTTTGAAACCCGGCTTGATTTAATTCATGAGCAGGATGCGGCATTGTGTCAATATGCCGAGCTGTGGAATCAAGTGAAGTTTCGTTGGTTTGCTAACTTACAAAAGCCTAAAGCCCAGCAATTGAATCGTACCCAGTTTATGCATGAAATGGGGATGCCGTTCAGCTATCGGGTGTTTCAAGGCGTACGGCAAAGCATTAAAGGCTTAATCCAGTCTTACCAAACCAATCGAAACAACCGACTGGTGACGCTGGACGTTAAAATCAAACAGCTGGAGAAAACACTCAACAAACTAGAGAAGCGCCGTGATCATGTTGCAGAGAAAGGCAGCCCGCAACAGGCGAAACAACTTCGCAACAGGTTACGACAAAAGGAAGTTAAACTGCGTCGTTGGCAGCAAAAGCAGGCCGCCTTGGTGGCCGAGAAACAGGAAAACAAAACACCGATTTGTTTTGGTGGTCGAAAGCTGCTGAAAGAGCGTCAAGCGTTAGAAACGGGTTCGGCCATTGAAGGCTGGAAACAACGCTGGCACGAAGCACGACACCGCGAATTTCTATTAGTGGGTTCTCATGATGAATCCTGGGGCTGTCAAAATGCCCAGCTATCGCCCAGTGAGCAAGAAGATGCTTACCAGCTAAAACTCCTGGTGCCCCACCAATTACGCGCCACGTTCGGCACGACCATTAACATTGATCGCCTGCAATTCAAGCATGGAAAGGCGGCGATTGCCCAAGCCGTTTGGCAGAATCAGGTTAAAAAACACGATAAATCAATCAAAGGGCAATCCCTGAGTTTTCGATTTAAGCGAGACGAAAAAGGTTGGCGGTTACTCGTTAGCGTGGAAGTGGCAGGCCCAACAGAGCAAGCAGAGTGGATCGATGATGACCAAGGTGTCATCGGTGTAGATGTCAACCCGGACCACTTAGCGGTCGTCGAGCTGGATCGAAACGGTAACCCACTGCAACACCGAACGTTTGACTTACCGTTACACTATAAGAATGATGCTCAACGGGCAGCCATTATTGGGGATGCCGTACGAGACCTGATGGACTTTGCCGCACAGCAAAGTAAAGCGGTGGTGATTGAAAAGCTGGATTTTCAGCAGAAGAAACGGCAATACCAAAAGCAGGATCATCCTCAGTATGCCCGTATGTTGAATGCCTTTGCTTACGGTAAGATCAAGGACTTGATTGAAACGCAAAGCATAAAACGCGGCATACGCCTTTATCACGTCAATCCGGCTTATACCTCATTACTGGGGCGGATGAAGTATCGCGATCGACACGGTTTTTCAGATCACCACGCGGCCGCGTTCATAGGTAGAACATTAAGCCACCTCACAGAGCTGTAG